From Sporosarcina sp. Te-1, the proteins below share one genomic window:
- a CDS encoding helix-turn-helix domain-containing protein produces the protein MNLETDDPKQVVLQVGAVLKKLRKEKRLSLEDLSELSGVSKLTLGNIERGETNPTVAMLWKISKSLSIPLMTLFSTESNVNLSRAGEGLRIVGEGNNWAIEPIFQSTNNNTEMYRAYLQPNSSYHPEKHHHNTTEIATLMSGTITINVNDKAYILSQYDTISFSSDGTHSYANHTNDVVVLHIILKYGI, from the coding sequence ATGAATTTAGAAACTGATGATCCAAAACAAGTTGTTTTACAAGTTGGGGCAGTACTAAAAAAACTACGTAAAGAAAAGCGTTTAAGTCTTGAAGATTTATCGGAATTATCGGGTGTGAGTAAGCTAACGTTAGGAAATATAGAACGCGGAGAAACAAATCCAACAGTAGCTATGTTATGGAAAATCTCAAAAAGCTTATCCATACCACTCATGACCTTATTCTCAACTGAAAGTAATGTGAATCTGTCGCGAGCCGGTGAAGGGTTAAGAATTGTTGGAGAAGGAAATAACTGGGCAATTGAGCCGATTTTTCAAAGTACAAATAATAATACAGAAATGTATCGTGCTTATTTACAGCCTAATAGCTCCTACCATCCGGAAAAGCATCATCATAATACAACGGAAATTGCTACTCTCATGTCTGGAACAATTACAATTAATGTTAATGATAAGGCATATATTTTGAGTCAATATGATACAATCAGCTTCTCTTCTGATGGCACGCATTCATATGCCAATCATACCAACGATGTTGTTGTTCTTCATATCATATTGAAATACGGAATCTAA